In Setaria italica strain Yugu1 chromosome IX, Setaria_italica_v2.0, whole genome shotgun sequence, the genomic stretch ATTTGAGAACTATAAGCAGAATGAACCTTTTGATATTCTTAAAGTCAAGCTCACTTGAAAATTTGCCAGTTACTCTTTGTTTGAATTTAATGGAATTACAGGAGAACTTTTGAAGTGTTTAACTGATGAATACAGTTGATGTAATTTAGTATTCTTCCAGAAGTTTGTGTTCTTGAAGAAAAAGGCTTAGTTTGGCTCTTATTCCTCCCTTACAAATATTCGTTATCATGTAAAGATAGCCATAGAGAAATTAGCTGGCTATTGCGAACTCCCCGCTTAGAGATCATTCCTAGGCATATCCGCTAACACCACATTTTTGTGATTCATCATGAAAACTTGCCCCTAATTTTTAGAATATTTAATCTTGCAAGAGCACTAAGGAAAGAAAAGTGTTCCGTACTGTCTAGTCTCTTAATTCTTTTCATTTGATCTTATGCCATGAATACATGTCCATTTGAGGGGCTCGTTTTTTTCTCCCTCAAATTTCACACTTGTCATTTTCATGGCCATGGATAGTTTAATATCTTTAAGGTTCAAGAGCCGTCGGTCTCATATAATTTATTGAACAAAATATGCACTTGGCAGTTTATTCCTAAGCATATGCGGAACACTGGCGCATGCATACGTTTTATAATCACAAAATTGTTGTCAATACCCAACGAGGCTAGGCAAAAATGATGTTCCCCTGGAAGCCGATTGGTTCTCTCAGTTGCCAACACCGGCCGCACACGTCTCCACTCCATCAGAAGCTCCGAAGAATCTTTTGTGATAGCTTCAATTCTAGTCGTCACAAAAATGCTCACTTTTATAGCACATTGATTAACTAGAATATTTAACATTTGAGGAAACATGATAGCATAATGGAggtaattagttagttaaatgACGATGAGAAGAAAATGCCATCGTGAGTATCTTTCAGTCGAGCCATCGGAATCTCCTCCAGGCTAGGCCATCATTTGGGATCTTTTGCTTAAACTGTACGGACAGTCGGACACCGAGGCTACATGTCAGTTGGATTGCAGCATTTGTCACTTTGTAGTGCAAGTTGAAAATTTTTAAGGCACAACTATGAGTAGCTTCTATGTAGCAGCTTGTGCCATTTGTAAAATTAACGGTCTGCGATGTATGCAATCACGTAACTGATATATGTAAAGCCTTTGGGTCATCATGTCTACaaacattttttcaaaaaaaaaacgaaattTGCATTTCCTTTTTGTAAAAGTTGGTTATAGTTTTTCCTTCCCTAAACTACTTTGAATGCACATCTCATTTGATTCAGTATACCCCTCCTCTTTTTTAAGGCATAATAGGCAGTTTGACCCGATGCAGTGCCATATTTTGACCATCAATATCTTGTACATTATAATGTTAACGACTATGAAATCGACATAATAAGTAAGTGTTTTTAGATATGAATCCAATCATACCAAATCTGTATAGTATAATTTGCAAATTTTAAAATTAAGTGTTAATCAAAGATTGATGTGCTTTAAAAAACAAAAGGCGGGAGTAATGAATTTGCTTGTTGATAATAAGATATACAATGAATAATTTCGGACAATAAGTGAATTAAGCAAATTAACTTCGTTGTCCTAGTGGTTTCTGTCATGAAGATGAGGAAAATCTCAACGGGCACAGAATCATCAATGCTCTCTTCCTATTTTCCCTATTGTATAAAGAGTTTTGTGTATATTTGCTAATACTTGCACATGTATATATTCGAGCCTAGAACCCTCATATTCTGCAAGATACAAGGAGAAGCAACAAAGCTGTTCAGGTGCCACAACCTCATTGTGGACAACAGAGTGGTTGCATTCCTCCAAATGTAAATAGTCAATCCGTTTTATTATGTTCAAGAAGAACCTAATGCATAATTTCTACAGAAATCCTGTCGGGATTTCTCACATGCTTGAACAGTTGAACTTACTAAAGCTAATCTATGAACCAAACTTGTTATATGCAGCTATGGAATCAATAATCTTGGCCACTAAATCATCAAAATAAAAGTTCAGAACAATATACAAAGTTATGGTCTTTCAATTAATGAATTAAATTATGGTGCACATTTTCTTGCGAGAAAATATGATGCACTTGTTGCTATTAAATCAAATGGTTTATCCTAAAATCTTAATACTATAAGCGAATTTACAATCCTAATAAATATATTTGAATACACAATCAGCCTCGTAACAATGCGCGGGTCCTACACGGCAAAACCTTGCCCTTAATTATTGGTAACAGTATTACATGGTTCTGCACATTTCTACTCCTGAATGTTCAGGGTAAAAACTGCTTAAAACAAACGTCACATTGTCTATCACTTCAATTGCAAGCAAAACCATTGAATGATTATAATATCTTATCACACCACACACCATTCAGGTAGAACAAGCATTCAGGAAAACAACTCTATGCCTTCTTGCACACACCTCCCTCGCATGCATATCCAGCTGGGGCTTCATCGGTGGCCTCTCCCTTCCTGGTCTTCTTCCCCAGTGCACAGTTGGGGTACAGAACGAAGTCGCACCGATCGCACCGCTAGGACCATGAGCTGCCCAACCCTTCACATCCGTCGCAGCTGTAGGTGACAGTAGTGCCACTGCGCTTGAGGACAAGCTCGTGCTTCACCTTCTCAGGCCACGCCTTGGCCTTTCCATCGAGCTTCTTCTCCAGCTCCTGAAGTGTCTCTTCGGTGAAAGGGAATGCGTCGGCACCGTGCGCCAGCAGGTGGGATTTGGCATCCTTGGTGAGTGTCAGCCCGGAAGGACCTATGACGATGAGTGAAGGGATCTCACGGATCCTGAACTTCTTCATAAGTAGTTCCTTCCTTTCGTCTCCCAAAGGGAGTGCGAGCCATGGCATGTCAGAGAAAAACTCATCGTACGAGCCTCGTCCTTGTCGATAGAGATGAAAAGGATCTCAAAATCACTGTTCTTCTCCTTCATCTTCTTGTACTCCTTGACAAGCGTGGGCAGAAAGTCTCGGCATGGTGGACACCATTTGGTTGAGAAGTAAAGGATGACTGTCTTTCCGACAAGTTCTGATACAGGAACCTAAGACATAAAGGGATATATTTCAATCTTGTCATGCTAATCACAGAGGTAGAAAGGGGTAAAACCAATCTGTTTGCAGTAACTTCTCTTTTTAAGTAAGGGCTCCTCAAGGACCACAACCAAGGCACCGTTGGTGATCTAACAATCTGTTGGGGGTATACAGAAGTTGTTGCACAAGCCGTACTTTTAGCGTGATATTGCCGGTTCTTGTAATCCTAACTAGATAGGATCGGCTACTTAGATAACTCTGTAGTCTAGCAACATGTATACCATGTTCATGTTCTCCTTATAATCACCAGCAACCAATAAAAATAGTGTTAACCTACTTTAATAGTTTAGTCCCCAAACAACTGCCATTGTCAGTTGGTTTAAACCATCAGTATATGGTTTTCAACATGAACCAGCAGTATAATCCATAAAAAACTGATGGTGATCAAATAAGGAACAGATAGGGTTACATCATTATTGTCATTTCATAAGAACTGGCAGCGAAAATAAGTTGTTTCTTCCATTTCGTCTTTGAAACTGTCACTAGTACTATTTGCGTCTCGTCTTGGGAAATTTCGATACAAATTTGGATGAAGACAAATTTGGTACGAAAATTGCAGCTCTCGACTAGATATACATCTTTCagtcaatatttttttatcttgTCATCTAGGTTCCCACATTTGTGATTCCTACCAATTTGAGATCCATAAATTATCATGCTTTGCTCCTTTCGTTGTGGTTCACTCATGTGCCTAAACTACATTAAAAATTATAAATGGCATCACCAACATTTATTAGAAGAGGATTTTCATGGCATGTATAGAAATTAAGTACTACTacctccgtatcaaaatatttgtcgttGTTGACTTTTCCTCGTAACgtttgaccattcgtcttattcaaaaaattattgcAAATGTAGGAAAGATAAGTTATGCATGAAATACTTTTGATAATAAAGTAAATCACAAACAAAGTAAAATGATACTTAAATAATTTTTGAACATGATTAAAAGTCAACATCGACAAATATTtcgatacggagggagtactactgACATACCTTCACTCCATCTTTTCCCGTGACAAAGTTCTAAGTCATCTTTGACCAGAAGGGATTCCAAACTCTGTGATGCTGCTTTGGTCTTAGACTTGTCAGCAAAAATTTCTAGCTTCTCAGCGTTGAAGGGAAACCCCTCCCATGCCTCCGAACCATGCTCTTCAATTACATCCgcaatgttgttgtttagtGTGTTACCGTCAGGCCCAATCAGGACAAGTGTGGGAAGAGTCGTAAGCTCAAAGTATCGAACCAGTTTATCACACATCTTTGTCACCATGAGGAATTGCAAACCAAGGCATGCTTGCAAAACTCTCATTAAACACCGACTCGTTGCTGCCAAAGTATACAGCGACAACTTCAAATTTCTCTCCCACTGCTCTGAGTTTCTCATATATCTTAGTGAGAACTGCAGTGAACTCATCGATTGGCCTCACCATGAAGAACAAAGCGACATACTTCCCCTCAAGCACAGAAATGGGCACCTGATGATAGAACTGTTGAACGTGTGTTTGTTAAAAACAAAAGGCAatggatgatgaagatgaacaaGTGCATTGGACAGGTACCTTGTCTCCTTCGCTTGAAATTAGATAGTCACGAGTGGGTGTGCCAAGAACACTATGAATAGTTTGATTATCCTTCGCTGCTTTCTCCTGCTCCTTCAGTTCATTGATCCTCTGTAATGTGAATGGGGAAGCCCCTATACCATACTCACTGATAAACTTAACGCCCTCTTTTGTATAAATTTAACCTGTTTCTCCACTAAGGATGACAAGGTTTGGAATACCATTGACCTTATACCCCTTCATGAGGCGCTGAAGGCATTCAGAGTCAGCGAGTGGGACTGCCAACCATGGCATTTTTGCCAAGTATGCGTTGAATGACTCCTCGTCCCTGTCGCGGGAAACAAAGACGACCTCAAGACTGTTGTCCTGTGAGGTCAGTTCTTCGTATACTTCGACAAAAGTCGGTGTGAACCTCCTGCAAGGTGGGCACCATGAGGCTGAGAAGTAGAGGGCCACGGTGCTTGCCTCAATGGCGCTGATCTTCACCTGTAGGATAACAGAAAGACCAGGTGCATGCAGAGAGTTATTCAGGTGCCACATTCTGGTTGAGGAGAACAAATTGTTGTTCATTATGAAACGATCAGAAGCACATTTACGGAGTCTTGTGAGATTGAATTATGGTAAAGAGATTGCTGATTATTGAATTAATTACCCCCTCTGTCCTAAAATCAAACTATCTCAAATTtaaccaagtttatagaaaaaataattcacatctacggcaccaagaagaagacTGCAAGTGCccgtttttaatatttagttgCTCTAGATTGGATAATTATATCTGACTAATTAACGAAAACTCTCTTTTCATGTTTTGCATACTCAGCATTTTGAACTTTGAAattaattaataaaaaaattcgatatatatatatatatatatatatatttgttagaAAGAGAGCATGTTGAGAAAGAACTATTTGAAGTTAGCATAATAAGtcaatttctcttttttttctccaacattttttttgttaaagcACAAACTTTGCATTGACACACATGATAATATGTTCTATACATCCGTCCACATTTTCATTTGGAtcttcatgcattttttttatatgtgcaACCGTGCAACAGGAGCACCAGAGACCGTGGCAATGTTCTCATCAGGAAGATGGCTGTGTTGTAGTGTAGTGCAGCTCCAGGGTGGTGAAAGGTATGGGCATTAAGCCAAGGCAGGTATCAAAAATCATCTTGACCCGATCCTATGAGCTCGATGAATTCCAAGAAGCAAGCAAAACCAACCATGGCGCCCATGTTACTTGCAACGTACCTTGTTGGTGGCTGTAGCTCAAGTTACTGATCGATCTCACCAACACACACTTTCATGCGACCAATGCATGATGAGGATCTATCCAGGGCTGACCTGCTCGCCGGAGTTGCGAACGAGGAAGTCCCGATCCCCCCCCAATGCCGCCACCTTTGGTGGTGGCCCGCTCCGCCATTCGCCGGCCGCGCTCTAGCTCACCTAGCTCGTGGACTTGGATAGTTGGATTATTGGTTGGCCGGAGCGATCGAGTAAGTGGCTCCGCCCGGTGATTTTGGTTGGGTGTTTAGATCCACACCTGGTTAGCTTGGTGGTGTTAGCTTTGCTGTACTTGTGGTGCTGCGCAGCAATCTTTGGTTCTTTCTAGCTGGCGAGAGTACTTTTCATATGCCAAAAGTTGTGAAATCAGTTATTTTGGACTTGAACACTGGCTGTGCAAGAATCTGGATCAACCATCGGATAGGAGTTGATGATCCTGCCTCTCACTTTGGACACCGTTACTCTCACCCTGTGTGCCGTCGTTAAACCGGACAAAGCCAAAGCCACCGGATCGCAGAAGCTGTTACAACAGCGGGAGAGAGAGCATGGAAGATCCAAATTTCAGAAACACACACAAGAAAATAAACAACACTAAACTGCACCAACTTACTCCAACCCGCATCTCTCACACTCGCAACATGCTTAAGAACAGAAATAACAAGTGAGGCTAAAACCATTTATTTGATCTGAAAAGGTACTCACATATACTCCTAAAAGTTCAGGGTGCAACTACGATCGATTAATACAGACATCGACAGaccaaacacctcaactccaaGCAAACCAACTGATCTGATGATTATTTATTACCACACCACACACCATTTCAGACAGCACTGCAACTGGCAAACGCAACCCAGGAGAACAGCTCTAGGCCTTcctagaacttttttttttcatcagaaaaaaaaaaagctctagGCCTTCCTGCACACACCTCCCTCGCACACATACCCAGCCGGGGTTTCCTCAGCGGCCTTCCCGTCCTcctcgcccttcttttcctcctctGCCAGCGCGCACTTGGGGTGCAGATCAAAGTCGCACTTGTTGCAACTGTAGGACCATGTATTGCCCATCTCCTCGCACCCGTCACAGCAGAAAGTGCCACGGCGCTCCAGGACAAGCTCATGCTCTTCATGCAGCTCATGCTTCAGCTTCTCAGGCCACCCCTTTGCCATCTCATCCAGCTCCTTCTGCAGCTCCTCAAGTCTCTCCTCGGTGAAGGGGAAAGCCTCAGCACCGTGGATCATCAGCTGGGCCTTTGCATCCCTACTGACAGTCTGCCCATTAGGACCAATGGCGACAAGTGAAGGGATCCCACGGATTCTGAAGGTCTTCTCCAGGAACGCCTTGCGTTCATCTTCCAAGGGAAGAGCAAGCCATGGCATTTCAGTGAAAAATTCATCGAAGGAGCTCTGGTCACTGTCACTAGAGATGAAGACGATCTCAAAATCACTGTGcttctccttgatcttgttGTATTCCTTGACAAGCATAGGCAGGAAGGCACGACATGGTCCACACCATTTGGCTGAGAAGTAAAGGAGGACAGTCTTCCCGACAAGTTCTGATACAGGAACCTGTGATATACATTAAGTATATTTCAGTCTTCTCATGATAATTAGACCAATATAATTAAAAACCACCAAAAAGTGCATAAAAGATTGTATGTCTTTACTAAGCAGACAGTAAAATAAAAGGATGCCGTTAAATAATATCTATCCATCATCAACTGGCAGAAACTCTGTTTACTTGATAAACATCTCTTTATCATCTATCCGTGCCTAAAATTAGCATAAGGACCACTATTCAAGGTCATGGTGGTTAATTATAAAATAGGATGCTGTTAAAACAAAAAAAGTTCTTTATTTATGAAATCAAGCATAGATAATGCCCCATTTATCTTTATcttaaaataaatataatacttAATGCAGTGATAATTTGTCTTCTTCAATGACAAAATCACAAAATCATATAAGAAGTCAAGCAACAGTAGTGCATACCTTTGCTCCACCTTTTCCAATGACAAAGTCCAAATCACCACTGATTAGAAGGGACTCCAAGGTCTGTGATGCTGCTTTAGCCTTTGCCTTCTCAGCAAGAGTTTCCAGCTTCTCAGCACTAAAGGGGAAGCCCTCCCATGCCTCAAAACCATGCTCTTCAATTATGTCCGCAACATTGGTGTTCAGTGTCTTCCCATCGGTACCAATAAGAACAAGTGTAGGAAGAGTCCTAAGCTCAAAGTAACGAACCAGCTTCTCACACATCTTGTCACCTTGAGGAATGGCAAGCCAAGGCATCTTTGCAAGACTCTCATTGAACGATGACTCATCGCTGTCCAAGGACACAGCTACAACTTCAAATTTCTCACCCACTTCTTTGAGTTTCTCATAGATCTTGGCAAGCACAGAAATGAATTCATCTACTGGACCATAGCCAGGCACCACAAAGCACAGACCAACATACTTCCCCTCGAGCTCAGAGATGGGTACCTGGATACAGACAACAATAATAAAACAGGTAAGCATTTGCAAAACCATGAAGCAATTAGAGGTGATAAAGAAGTTGCATGAACCAGTTACCTTGTCTCCCTTGCTTGTAATTAGATAGTCCCGAGTGGATGTGCCAAGCACGCTTTTAATGGTTTGATTCTCCTTTGCTGCTTTTTCCTGCTCCTTCAGTTCATTGATCCTCTCTGGTGTGAAAGGGTAAGCCTCTACACCATACTCGCTCACTAATCCAACACCATCCTCAGTGTAAACTTCACCAGTTTTTGCATCAAGAATGACAAGGTGTGGGATACCAGAGACCTTAAACCGGCCATCAAGGGCCTCACGGCCTTCAGAGTCAGAGAAAGGGACCGCCAACCATGGCATCTTTGCAAAGTACTCATTGAATGCTTCCTCATCCTGATCACCTGAAACAAAGACGACCTCGAAGCTCTTGCCCTGAGAAGCCAGTTCTTTGTATGCTTCGATAAGCTTGGGAGTGAACCGCCTGCATGGCGGGCACCACGAGGCTGAGAAGTAGAGGGCCACAGGGCTCGCCTCAATGCTGCTGATCTTCACCTGCTTGATAAGATAAGGAGAATGCACAGAGCTATTCAGTTACCACATTCTGGTTGGGCATGGCAAGATAGCTGAATTCATTCACCAAATGTAAACAATTGTGCTTTTCAATTATGTTGAAGAAGAATACGATGCATGATTCCAGAAATACTATTTCTCACATGCCTGAACTTACCGAAGGTATCATAACCTATGAACTTGTCCTTATTTTCACTTATGCAACCAATCTTGATACTATATTTTCAGAATAAATATCAGAACAATATTACCCCCATCTTGCACAACAGATCGTGACACAAGGACTAGTGATTCCTAGATAAGATCTCCAAACAACATCACGATTCGATTAGAGGTACGAGCAGGGGCGAAGCTAGAGCATGGCCGACCTGAGTGCACACTTcaatatatacatgtataaaaAATCTATGTCTAACCTATACAATGACAAAGTGGTAACGGTAAAAATA encodes the following:
- the LOC101776072 gene encoding probable nucleoredoxin 1-1, with product MAEAAPTTNGGGGGIGTILAAGDRDFLVRNSGEQVKISSIEASPVALYFSASWCPPCRRFTPKLIEAYKELASQGKSFEVVFVSGDQDEEAFNEYFAKMPWLAVPFSDSEGREALDGRFKVSGIPHLVILDAKTGEVYTEDGVGLVSEYGVEAYPFTPERINELKEQEKAAKENQTIKSVLGTSTRDYLITSKGDKVPISELEGKYVGLCFVVPGYGPVDEFISVLAKIYEKLKEVGEKFEVVAVSLDSDESSFNESLAKMPWLAIPQGDKMCEKLVRYFELRTLPTLVLIGTDGKTLNTNVADIIEEHGFEAWEGFPFSAEKLETLAEKAKAKAASQTLESLLISGDLDFVIGKGGAKVPVSELVGKTVLLYFSAKWCGPCRAFLPMLVKEYNKIKEKHSDFEIVFISSDSDQSSFDEFFTEMPWLALPLEDERKAFLEKTFRIRGIPSLVAIGPNGQTVSRDAKAQLMIHGAEAFPFTEERLEELQKELDEMAKGWPEKLKHELHEEHELVLERRGTFCCDGCEEMGNTWSYSCNKCDFDLHPKCALAEEEKKGEEDGKAAEETPAGYVCEGGVCRKA